A region of Etheostoma spectabile isolate EspeVRDwgs_2016 unplaced genomic scaffold, UIUC_Espe_1.0 scaffold433, whole genome shotgun sequence DNA encodes the following proteins:
- the LOC116686648 gene encoding breakpoint cluster region protein-like has protein sequence MSVITMVEPVGFVAAWRAQFPESDPPCMELNSLGNIEQELDKCKTSIRHLEKEVNKERFRMIYLQTLLAKERKSYDGQRWGFKSTPQMNDGDLPSGQDSHGPHTDEAPVEELQQQREPGKTARCKPHPEGEVVGASSAKHQGGESPVRQESEIPDFPPCTGSVAALRSNFECIRRANSHSAGDGKGLSVRSVQEKPFYVNMEYHHERGLVKVNDREVSDKISTLGSQAMQMERKRSLHSLPGNLSAATGDIGKGVQRGRSTEGNYSFNGSYEDAEVSSHFLKDSVMRSTGGKSEQQSAECQPYTSVYVGGMMADGDTRVIHIRDHSIEEDAHLTWPRRSYSPGSFDDVGGGYTPDCSSNENLTSSEEDFSSSQSSHVSPSPTTYQMYREKSRSPSQHSQQSFDSSSPPTPLSQKRLKQQVIVSEASIIGVSKTGQIWPSDGDSTTSSRTSHDNSVQGDLGRSARHTAQHG, from the coding sequence ATGTCAGTGATAACAATGGTTGAACCGGTGGGGTTTGTGGCAGCATGGAGAGCCCAGTTCCCTGAGTCTGATCCCCCTTGCATGGAGCTGAACTCACTGGGGAACATTGAACAAGAGCTGGACAAATGCAAGACCTCTATCAGGCACTTGGAGAAGGAAGTAAACAAGGAGCGCTTTCGTATGATCTACCTGCAGACTCTGCTTGCAAAAGAGAGGAAGTCTTATGATGGGCAGCGATGGGGATTTAAAAGCACGCCACAAATGAATGATGGAGACCTGCCCAGTGGCCAAGACAGCCATGGGCCCCACACAGATGAGGCCCCagtggaggagctgcagcagcagagagagccGGGCAAGACAGCCAGGTGTAAGCCACATCCAGAAGGAGAGGTGGTTGGTGCGTCCTCAGCCAAACACCAAGGTGGGGAGTCACCTGTCCGCCAGGAGTCAGAGATTCCTGACTTCCCACCGTGCACAGGCTCGGTGGCAGCTCTGAGATCCAACTTTGAGTGCATCAGGAGGGCCAACTCTCACTCAGCCGGAGACGGCAAGGGGTTGTCGGTGAGGAGCGTCCAGGAGAAACCTTTCTATGTGAACATGGAGTACCATCACGAGCGAGGGCTGGTCAAAGTCAACGACAGGGAGGTCTCAGACAAGATCAGCACCCTGGGCAGTCAGGCCATGCAGATGGAGCGCAAGAGGTCCCTGCACTCCCTCCCAGGGAACCTGTCGGCCGCCACGGGGGACATCGGCAAGGGTGTTCAGAGAGGCAGATCCACCGAGGGGAACTACAGCTTCAACGGGTCATATGAAGACGCCGAGGTCAGCTCACACTTCCTGAAAGACAGTGTCATGCGTTCCACTGGGGGGAAGTCTGAACAGCAGTCAGCGGAGTGCCAGCCTTACACCAGTGTGTATGTTGGGGGAATGATGGCTGATGGGGACACTCGAGTCATCCACATTAGGGACCACAGCATAGAGGAGGATGCACACCTCACCTGGCCGAGACGCTCCTACTCTCCCGGCAGCTTTGACGACGTAGGAGGAGGCTACACGCCAGACTGCAGCTCCAACGAGAACTTAACATCCAGCGAGGAGGACTTCTCCTCGAGCCAATCCAGCCATGTGTCTCCCAGCCCCACCACTTATCAGATGTACAGGGAGAAAAGCCGCTCACCGTCCCAGCACTCCCAGCAGTCCTTTGACAGCAGCAGCCCTCCCACACCCCTGTCACAGAAACGCCTGAAGCAGCAGGTGATTGTGTCTGAGGCCTCCATAATTGGGGTCAGTAAAACGGGCCAGATCTGGCCCAGTGATGGGGACTCCACCACGTCCAGCAGGACCTCTCATGACAACAGTGTTCAAGGAGATCTGGGTAGGTCTGCACGACACACTGCACAACACGGATGA
- the LOC116686656 gene encoding intraflagellar transport protein 81 homolog, protein MSEQLKLIVEQLNKDPFKKNFNLITFDSLEPMQLLQILNDVLAEIDPKQAIDIREEMPEQTIKRMCALLGMLKYKPPGNLSDVSSFRQGLVSGSKPVVHPILHWLLQRLPELKKRAYLARFLVKLEVPAEFLQDDVINDTFHQYEELVEGFKTYHKECELLRTSGFSTAEIRRDISAMEEEKDQLIKRVERLKKKVESVSNHQRMLEQARQLRVEKEREESLTHQKQEQKNQLFQAEQRLQRSQQQLKDVQQAAADADPENLMKRLEEEIKINSYMVSEKLPKELEGMRRTVQYLQKISSEPAMGQADLQELEDQIKEVDSQINQLIEKRMMRSDPMDDKLTLYRQQASIIIRRKESKAEELQEAREKLAAVKRGLRQRSSQASSDGGEDIRGDELKRLVVKLRGKGTVVKKKRQEIAELKAEYGVLQRTEEILRQRHETVQQKLQTMEAEKGISGYSNTQEELERVSAIKSELDEMKGRTLDDMSTMVKKLNSMIVEKKSALAPIIKELRSLRQQCQELNQEYEDKKAQYESCTAGLESNRSKLEQEVKALTEETAQEENQYHYINSMSEIIEMQIQRAADEMKAYVSSDPQEKKKAIREVYLKNISEQELLGKKLREKQKMVRESHSANMEQMMMWRDLEQLMECKRQCFIRAQSQASIGQVIQEGGEDRLVL, encoded by the exons ATGAGCGAACAGCTTAAATTGATCGTTGAACAGCTCAACAAGGACCCATTCAAGAAAAACTTTAACCTCATCACGTTTGACTCCCTCGAACCGATGCAGCTGCTACAGATTCTGAATGATGTTCTGGCTGAAATAGACCCAAAG CAAGCTATAGATATCCGTGAAGAAATGCCTGAACAAACCATAAAGAGAATGTGTGCTCTGCTGGGGATGCTGAAATATAAACCTCCTGGCAACCTCTCTGATGT GAGCAGCTTCAGACAGGGCTTAGTGAGTGGCAGCAAGCCCGTGGTCCACCCAATCCTCCACTGGCTGCTGCAGAGGCTCCCTGAGCTGAAGAAAAGGGCTTATCTGGCTCGCTTTCTGGTCAAACTGGAGGTGCCTGCAGAGTTTCTGCAGGATGATGTTATCAATGACACCTTTCACCAG TACGAGGAGCTGGTGGAAGGTTTCAAGACGTATCACAAGGAGTGTGAGCTGCTGAGGACTTCAGGTTTCTCCACAGCAGAAATCAGAAGG GACATCAGTGCgatggaggaagagaaagaccAACTAATCAAACGTGTAGAGAGGCTAAAGAAGAAG GTGGAGTCCGTGTCCAACCATCAGCGGATGCTGGAACAGGCCAGACAGCTGCGagtggagaaggagagagaggagtcGCTGACTCACCAGAAGCAAGAACAGAAGAACCAA ctgTTCCAGGCCGAGCAGAGACTGCAGAGAtcgcagcagcagttgaaggaTGTACAGCAGGCTGCAGCAGACGCCGACCCAGAGA ACTTAATGAAGAGGCTTGAAGAGGAGATCAAGATCAACTCCTACATGGTCTCGGAGAAACTCCCCAAAGAGTTGGAGGGTATGCGACGAACAGTGCAGTACCTGCAGAAAATATCATCAGAGCCCGCCATGGGCCAGGCCGATCTCCAGGAGCTGGAGGACCAG ATTAAAGAAGTGGATTCTCAGATAAACCAGTTGATTGAGAAGAGGATGATGAGAAGTGACCCCATGGATGACAAACTGACCCTTTACAGACAACAG GCCTCCATCATCATTCGACGGAAAGAGTCAAAGGCGGAGGAGCTTCAGGAAGCGAGGGAGAAGCTGGCCGCAGTCAAGAGGGGGCTAAGGCAGAGGAGCAGCCAGGCATCCTCAGATGGGGGGGAGGACATCCGGGGGGATGAG CTGAAACGTTTGGTGGTAAAATTGCGCGGCAAGGGAACAGTAGTCAAGAAGAAACGCCAGGAAATTGCTGAGCTGAAAGCAGAATATGGAGTCCTGCAACGAACCGAGGAGATTCTCAGGCAGAGACATGAGACTGTCCAACAGAAACTG CAAACTATGGAAGCTGAGAAGGGCATCTCTGGCTACAGTAACACTCAGGAGGAACTGGAGAGGGTGTCGGCCATCAAGAGCGAACTGGACGAGATGAAGGGCCGCACACTGGATGACATGTCAACAATG GTGAAGAAATTAAACTCTATGATAGTGGAGAAGAAGTCAGCTCTCGCACCCATTATAAAAGAACTGAGGTCACTGAGACAGCAGTGTCAG GAGCTAAACCAGGAATATGAGGATAAGAAGGCACAATATGAAAGTTGTACTGCTGGTTTGGAGAGCAACAGATCTAAATTGGAGCAG GAGGTGAAAGCATTGACAGAGGAGACAGCACAGGAGGAAAACCAATATCATTATATCAACTCCATGTCAGAG ATCATTGAGATGCAAATACAGCGGGCGGCTGACGAGATGAAGGCCTATGTGTCCTCTGATCcacaagagaagaagaaggccATCAG GGAagtttacctgaagaacatttCAGAACAGGAGTTACTTGGCAAG AAGTTACGTGAGAAGCAGAAGATGGTGAGGGAGAGCCACAGCGCCAACATGGAGCAGATGATGATGTGGCGTGATCTGGAGCAGCTGATGGAATGCAAGAGGCAGTGCTTCATAAGGGCTCAGAGCCAGGCATCTATTGGTCAGGTCATccaggagggaggagaagatAGGCTGGTGCTGTGA